The following coding sequences lie in one Cyanobacterium sp. Dongsha4 genomic window:
- a CDS encoding ABC transporter permease has translation MNWWRRLRKNPLAKLGAVTLLLFYFMVIGADFIAPYNPYSVQENGSLLPPTTIYWRNSQRQFIGPHVYPTIQGATDLQTGDRILEIDYSKPSPLRLFPKTEPYQLFALKLPLPPKFEEREIFSGFTINRKLFGTTGEGKINLLGTDEQGRDQFSRILYGGRISLFIGIIGILISFPLGMFIGGIAGYFGGIIDSILMRLVEVLMTIPGIYLLVALAAILPPSLSSAQRFLLIVMITSFIGWSGLARVIRGQVLAIKEQEFVQSARAIGANSFYIIVKHILPQTATYIIISATLSIPSFIVAESVLSLIGLGIQQPDPSWGNLLSLATNASVLVLQPWLIFPPALLIILTVLSFNLLGDGLRDSLDPKSR, from the coding sequence GGCGCCGATTAAGAAAAAATCCCCTTGCTAAATTGGGGGCGGTTACTCTCCTATTGTTCTATTTTATGGTAATTGGAGCAGACTTTATCGCCCCTTATAATCCCTATTCAGTTCAGGAAAACGGCTCATTATTACCTCCAACTACTATTTATTGGCGTAATTCACAGAGACAATTCATCGGGCCTCATGTTTATCCTACTATCCAAGGTGCAACAGATTTACAAACGGGCGATCGCATCTTAGAAATAGATTATAGCAAACCTTCTCCCTTGCGGTTATTCCCAAAAACTGAACCCTATCAACTTTTTGCCCTTAAATTACCATTGCCCCCTAAATTTGAAGAAAGAGAAATTTTTTCAGGATTTACCATCAACCGTAAATTGTTTGGCACAACAGGAGAAGGAAAAATAAATTTATTAGGCACAGATGAACAAGGTAGAGATCAATTTAGTCGTATTTTATATGGGGGAAGAATTAGTTTATTTATTGGTATTATAGGTATCCTTATTTCATTTCCTTTAGGGATGTTTATAGGCGGAATAGCTGGTTATTTTGGCGGAATAATTGACAGTATTTTAATGCGTTTAGTTGAAGTTTTAATGACCATTCCGGGGATTTATTTATTAGTAGCTTTAGCCGCCATTTTACCCCCCAGTTTAAGCAGTGCTCAAAGATTTTTATTAATAGTTATGATTACTTCTTTTATTGGTTGGTCTGGATTGGCTAGAGTCATTAGAGGACAAGTTTTAGCCATTAAAGAACAAGAATTCGTACAATCAGCAAGAGCGATCGGTGCTAATTCATTCTATATAATTGTTAAACATATACTGCCCCAAACTGCTACTTATATAATCATTTCTGCAACCCTTTCTATACCTAGTTTTATCGTTGCTGAATCAGTATTAAGTTTAATTGGTTTAGGTATTCAACAACCAGATCCTAGTTGGGGTAATTTACTATCTTTAGCGACAAATGCTTCTGTTTTAGTTTTACAGCCTTGGTTAATTTTTCCCCCTGCTTTATTAATTATTTTAACGGTCTTATCTTTTAATTTATTAGGGGATGGTTTAAGAGATAGTTTAGATCCAAAAAGTAGATAA